ATACCTATcctaatctagtctaaatataattCAAATGAACAAGTATAAGattgctgcagtttgacagggtttcATATTCCCCTGACCAGGAGtttttatcatttaaaaaaaaacatgtgacCTGATTATGGAAAACTGGTCTAATCATAGCCCTTATGAAACCTTTTTAGAACGGATTAATCACTGTCCTACCTTATAAGGTCCAGAGTTGTCCTGGTTAGGTTAACAGATAAGGAAAAATTGCCCCGCCccactctgggacctatggtgccaccagtctgcttgcagttgtcagttatcgtcaggtatgtggatgatcagggctttattcaggaacgtttcttgagctactttgatgtgtcaagtgggTGAGATGTGCAGACTGTATTTAACTTAATGGAGAAACTTCTTGTTCAAACCTACAGTGGCacagctgtaatggaatgtatcaGCTATTTGTATTTCCAGCTAAGTCCTCTCCTGTTCCCTGATttaagaggtgatgaccactccactaccattgtcaactctctcctgacatgaactgaagccacaTCTCATGTGCCTGCTCATCTAttggcacattgaatgtttcctctcCAGGCACTGTGAGTACCCCTATCAATTTTTTTGTCATTACTGCATGAAAAGTcaatcaatcacacacacaaacacaatcacattattacacatcaatgattttactccttgcttggactaactcattcaTTGCTATTTTGTCTaagtgtgtgttgtgttattgttttttgtcttccctGTCAAATCCTAtcctgcactgaagtcaagcctctgaacacttCACCTCATGCCTCATAAAATCTAattacattttattagtcacatagacatatttagcagatgttattgcgggtgtagcgaaatgcttgtgttcctagctctaacagtgcagtaatgtctaacaattcacaacaatacacattcATCTAAAAGGAAAATAATGGAATAGAGAActgtataaatattaggatgagcaatgtcagagtggcattgactaaaatacagtagaatagaatacagtatatacatatgaaatgagtaaagcaatatgtaaacatttttaaagtgaccagtggtttcatgtctatgtatatagggcagcagcctctaaggtgcagggttgagtaaccaggtggtagctggctagtgatggctatttaacagttttatagccttgagatagaagctgtttttcagtctcttggttccagctttgatgcacctgtactgacctcgccttccggatgataacggggtgtacaggccgtggctcggttAGTTGATGTTCTTGACACCAGATGCTGTAGGTGTCCGGGAGGGCAGGatgtgtgcccccggtgatgcgttgggcagactacaccaccctctggaaagccctgcggttgcgggcgttGCAGTTGCCGTACGAGGCGGTGATactgcccgacaggatgctctcaattgcgcatctgtaaaagtttgtgagggtcttagggaccaagccaaatttcttcagcctcctgaggttgaagaggcgctgtttcgccttcttcaccacactgtctgtgtgggtggaccatttcagatcatcagtgatgtgtacgctgaggaattTGTAGCTTTCCACTccagtcccgtcaatgtggataggggcgtgctccctctgcgatcagctccttcattttgttgatgttgagggagaggttattttactGCCACCACTCCGTCAGgtccctcctccctgtaggctgtctcgtcattgttggtaatcaggcctactatgtgtcgtctgcaaacttgatgattgagttggaggcgtgtgtggccacgcagtcatgggtgaacagggagtacaggagggggcagaGTACGCACCATTgttgggcccctgtgttgaggatcagtgaagtggaggtgttgtttgctaccttcaccacctgggggcggcccgtcaggaagttcaggacccagttgcacagggcagggttcagacccagggccccgagcttgatgatgagcttggagggtactgtggtgttgaatgctgagctatagtcaacagcattcttacataggtattccttttgtccaggtgggatagggcagtatgCAGTGCAATGGCCATTGCATCGTTTGTGGATTGAAgaaagtggggacagcagactgggatagggagagattgaatatgtctgtaaacactccagccacctGGTCTGCACATGCTATGAGGACGAGGCTagagatgccgtctgggccggcagccttgcgagggttaacaggcttaaatgtcttactcacgtcggccacggagaaggagagccacagtccttgggagtggGCCGCatcaatgacacaacacacctccaggctgtgtaagggctatttgaccaagaaggagagtgatggagtgcttcatcagatgacctggcccccagaatcacctgacctcaaacaAATTAGaagttttgggatgagttggaccgcagagtgaaggaaaagcagccaacaagtgctcagcatatgtgggaaactccttcaaggctgttggaaaagcattccaagtgaagctggttgagaaaatgccaagtgtgcaaagctgtcatcaaggcaaacggtggctactttgaagcatttaaaatctaaaatatatttcgattagtttaacacttttttgggttactacatgattctatatgtgttatttcatagttttgatgtacaatgtagaaaatagtaaaaattaagaaaaaccctggaatgagttggtgtccaaacttttgactggtattgcatatacagtgcattcggaaagtattcagagcccttttcccacattttgttacgttatacagcagtattctaaaatggataaacaaagaatgtctgcagcattaaaggtccccaagaacacagtgggggggggggtgaccaagaacccaatggtcaccatgacagagctccagacttcctttgtggagatgggagaaccttacagaagaacaaccatctctgcagcactccatcaatcaggcctttatggtagagtggcaagacggaagccactcctcagtaaaaaggcacatgacagcccacttggagtttgccaaaaggcaacatccctacggtgaagcatcgtggtggcagcatcattctgtggggatatttttcagcgacTTAgatactagtcaggattgagggaaagttgaacggagcaaagtacagagcgatccttgatgaaaacctgctccagagcgcaaagaacctcagactggggtgaaggttcatcttccaacagggcagcgaccctaagcacacagccaagacaacacaggagtggcttcagaacaagtctctgaatgtcctagtggcccagccagagcccgcacttgagcctgatcgaacatctctggagagacctgaaaattgctgtgtagcgatgctccccatccaacctgagagcttgagaggatatgcagagaagaaggggagaaattccacaaatacaggtgtgccaagcttgtagcatcataccctaaaagacttgaggctgtaatcgctgccaaaggtccttcaagaaagtactgagttaagagtctgaatacttaagtaaatgtaatatttctgtttttttattttttataaattaggctttgtcattatggggtattgtgtgtagattgatgaggggaaaaaacaattgaatccattttagaataaggatgtaacctaACAatatgtgggaaaagtgaaggcgtctgaatactttccgaatgtaatTATTATTCATTATACTTTCCGAATTCAATTCTTcttattataaaaaaaataaatgaagatgtttatctttaagaTACTTTCAGGACTGTTTTCAGTGACTGCATTGGTACTGGCTGGGTATACTGGTTCCCTTAATATGTTTTTGTCATAGgcaaggtgtcacgccctgaccttagagatccttattattctctatgtttggttaggtcagggtgtgactcgggtgggaaattctatgttttctgtttctttgtttttggccgagtgtggtttcCAATCataggcagctgtctatcgttgtctctgattggggatcatacttaggcagcccttttttcccaccattaggttgtgggatcttgttttctgtttagttactgttgcctgacagaactgtgcgtttTCGATTTTGTTtgaatgttttttaaattaaaatcatgaacactttccacgctgcgccttggtctactctttctaccaccaacgagagccgttacacaAGGTTCTCCTTTCCGCAAAGATTTGCCAGAAAAATATTTCCCTCTGTTTTGATATGACTTCCAGTTATTTTCTTCTTCTGTACTCTGCTCCAGGGGCACTCTGGAATCTCTGCGCCTGCAGATGCACCTCTGAGATGAGACCCTCCGGCCACTACCAACCACTAACAGAGCTGCTGTGCCAATCCATGGGCCCCCATCTTAATGTGAGTGCCAAATCAATGCCACACCTCATTCTCTCATGTGTCTCCtgggttacatttacattacatttaagtcatttagcagacgctcttatccagagcgacttacaaattggaaagttcatacatattcatcctggtccccccgtgggaattgaacccacaaccctggcgttgcaagcgccatgctctaccaactgagccacacgggaccctcCCGGGTTGCCTTAGATCAGAGCTAAACTGCTCCGGTCCTCGAGGGCCACAGGCCATGTATGCTAGTTTTCATCCTTTGCCTTTTAACTGGAGACTCAACAGTTTTTCAAAGCTTTTTTTAGTACATTAAATAATAACATTTATTGGATTATATGTAGTAAGATGCTTGGTCTTAATCCTGATTAATTCATTCTATATTGTGTGGTTGATTTGTTGATTTATAATATATACCCCtgagcagatgcttttatccaaagcaatttaCAGAACAGAGTGCattttgagacgcagcccatatcTGTACTGTAAGGTCAGCCTCTTCACAAAGCAGATGACACCCACTTCCCTatgcgggccctggtcaaatgcagtgcactatataaagaatagggtgccatttcagacacatacACTATCGGCACGGACTGGTGGTGGTGCATGCAGTTTGGGACTGCCCCAAAATGTGTACTACACACAGCTTAAGTTTAACATATTTATTCTTAATCGGGAAAACATTATTTTTGCCAGAATGGTCTCTGGGAATTTTTCTCGGTATCACACACAAGTgataaaaacattaaaaaaatggaATACATAATGTAACACTTGCAAAATAAACATGTGGCGATCACACAATGCACACAAactcatttgatcaccctgttgttgcaggaaattTCCAcgttaaaatgtcagacttgatttgctctaacaaaaaaaaatcaaccactgcaaaaatgtaaatgaattataattttcacaataattcacatttcctgttgctgcaggattattttcctgctgtgagaaactgctCATATTAAGATCAAACACCACTGCTTTCTGTCAGTGGTAGTACCGATAAGTACAGGGTCTGTATTCATAGTGTTTCAGAGGAGTCTTCATCTAGGTTCAGGTCTGACCTATTCATGCAATGTTATTCActatgatctaaaaggcagaaCTGATTCTAAATCAGCACTCACACTGAGACATTTTATGAATACGGGCCTAGATTAATTGTCTGATTTggtctctaccatctctctctttgtctctccaccTGTAGAGTGTCAATGAGCTAAATCAGTGGCTCCTGGCCCTGAGGAAAGCCTGCAGCCACAACAGACACTCCTTCCACCCAGGGGTTTACACAGGAGAACGATGGAGCTGCTGCCACCAGAAGGACAAAGCAGGTACTGCCTTTTGGTGTGCCAATGCAATGCATTAATAcagtaaagggggatacctagtcaattgtacaactgaatgcattcaactgaaatgtgtcttacgcatttaacccaacccctctgaatcagagagatgcggggggctgccataatcgacatccacggcgctcggggaacagtgggttaactgccttgctcaggggcagaacgacagatttttaccttgtcagcaaggggattcgatccagcaacctttcgtttactggcccaacacttgaaccactaggctacctgccgcacaagGTGCCAGCCCTCCTGGGCAGGTGTGCAGGTTTTTGCACCAGCCCTACTCTTAACACTGATTCAGCAAATTGAGCTCCCAGTAACCAGCTGATTACTTAAATCAGGTGTGTTGGAGTAGGGTTGGAACAAATTCTGCAcacgtcttaggtcagttagggtcaccactttattttaagaatgtggaataatagtagagtgatttatttcagcttttatttctttcatcacattcccagtgggtcagaagtttgcaaatactaattgagtgtttggtagcattgcctttaaattgtttaacttgggtcaaacgttttgggtagccttccacaagcttcccacaataagttgggtgaattttggcccattcctcctgacagagctggtgtaactgaatcaggtttgtaggcctccttgctcgcacacgctttttccgcTGGGCTCTCCAGAGGGCCCAACGCTTCAGGCCAAGAAAATTATCAAGGACCACAGCCACCAGTGTAGCTCCCTCCAGTAACCACGAGCACAACCGTTCCTTGATTTTAACTGGCGGCTTTATTCTGTAGATTTAGTCAGAATTATCACCTTCCGTGAGAACTATAAAGTAAATGAAAAATACAGTTAAGCACACTCTTACAACCTTATCTTACGAGTGACTTATTAGCTTGGTATAACTCTGAAGTGCTTACATACATAAACAGTTTAGCCGGCGCTATAACAGTATTAGATTAAACAcatgaataaaggaaaaataccTCATTGGCTGCTTATTACAGAAGGGAGGAAATCACACTTATTATTCCTGGCATGAATTCACGCTTCATCCTTAATTATTATAACGTTACCATCCTAACATATACGCTTCAAACTTTATGAACTACACCCGATGACATGAAAACTTAGCTAACACAGCGCGGGATTGCCTTCCCTCCAAAAGTGTGTTGCTACAAtaaggatccccgttacaacagtATTAGCTACGTAGTTCCGCTTCTCTTATCATTTCCCCGCACAGCGGACACGTAAACAATTCAAACACAAAacaacgacataacctgtaagtctaactgtcagttacacaattcaaacacaaaacaacgacataacctgtaagCCTAACTGTCAGTTACAACCAGAGCCACATCATGTTCTCCCTaatactacagttgaagtcgtaagtttacatacactttagccaaatacatttaaactcagttttccacaattcttgacatttaatccaagtaaaaattccctgttttaggtcagttaggatcaccactttattttaagaatgtgatatgtcagaataatagtagagaattatttatttcagattttatttctttcatcacattcccagtgggtcagaagtttgcaaatactaattgagtgtttggtagcattgcctttaaattgtttaactttggtcaaatgttttgagtagccttccacaagcttcccacaataagttgggtgaattttggcccattcctcctgtaactgagtcaggtgtaactgagtcaggtttgtaggcctccttgctcgcacacgctttttcagttctgcccacacattttctatgggattgaggttagggctttgtgatgac
The sequence above is a segment of the Salvelinus alpinus chromosome 1, SLU_Salpinus.1, whole genome shotgun sequence genome. Coding sequences within it:
- the LOC139584741 gene encoding uncharacterized protein isoform X1, with amino-acid sequence MCLLIYWHIECFLSRHWALWNLCACRCTSEMRPSGHYQPLTELLCQSMGPHLNSVNELNQWLLALRKACSHNRHSFHPGVYTGERWSCCHQKDKADNPRHQGLQRALLHGNMANSRDANGVGAASWFLHASRRQKQTSFW
- the LOC139584741 gene encoding rasGAP-activating-like protein 1 isoform X2; its protein translation is MCLLIYWHIECFLSRHWALWNLCACRCTSEMRPSGHYQPLTELLCQSMGPHLNSVNELNQWLLALRKACSHNRHSFHPGVYTGERWSCCHQKDKAGEKKLDGVTRLFSVLQDLQDSHTAVEERRSKNRNFLLELQT